A window of the Scleropages formosus chromosome 5, fSclFor1.1, whole genome shotgun sequence genome harbors these coding sequences:
- the LOC108926408 gene encoding fibrous sheath CABYR-binding protein-like — protein sequence MASMQDGVNFTAPPYGKVLLLGAIAAASAFVVTILIVLLCVGCQRKGKSNNVPAEGTKHRIMDMSRLRQSKLRSISKSDTKLHQMNKPNCNGKSVSKSRPASMDLLLLPSRRRRSNSDLRCPTTRQLPQIPSAGGGEDREHTYSEVGRRGSPTRCCPDDALYEMVGGRAGETDTPAPPVPANTPAPHSPEHADGADEVGGTIGVEVPVIPAAPVPGPDSVTAEYACVRKVRKADKVTRKDGVAELGDREQQRHSNTDLHHAPPPQHHAPPPPHPHSQKITRKNMEPFHLHSFPKEAVFMGNGEEYIWKPPEDDDIAMFQPKPPCPLNPPSAEGGGHQASEVYSKVSKTLKKKRPTPGSPPPNRDNNGHRTLAREGASAGFSVVVKPQSWSGGAQQEDPCYEAIGDKVWPAGGGAAEESDPAYEAVDAAWKRERPPNATLKPRKKKPTQPPQQPPPPVKGPTAEVLYESISDVRQGLPTSSTTTIFTFNDGMEMYVTGL from the exons ATGGCCTCGATGCAGGACGGCGTGAACTTCACCGCTCCTCCCTACGGCAAGGTGCTGCTGTTGGGGGCCATTGCCGCCGCCTCCGCCTTCGTGGTCACCATCCTCATCGTGCTGCTCTGTGTGGGctgccagag GAAAGGGAAGTCCAACAATGTCCCCGCGGAAGGGACGAAGCACAGGATTATGGACATG AGTCGGCTCCGCCAGTCGAAGCTGCGGTCCATCAGCAAGTCCGACACCAAGCTTCACCAGATGAACAAACCCAACTGCAATGGCAAGA GCGTCTCCAAGAGCCGTCCGGCCAGCAtggacctcctgctgctgcccagccGGCGCCGCCGCTCCAACTCGGACCTGCGCTGCCCCACGACCCGCCAGCTGCCCCAGATCCCGTCGGCCGGAGGCGGCGAGGACCGCGAGCACACGTACTCGGAGGTGGGCCGCCGAGGCTCGCCCACCCGCTGCTGCCCCGATGACGCGCTCTACGAGATGGTGGGCGGGCGGGCCGGCGAGACGGACACGCCCGCACCACCGGTGCCTGCCAACACGCCGGCCCCCCACAGCCCGGAGCACGCGGACGGCGCGGACGAGGTGGGCGGCACCATTGGCGTCGAGGTCCCGGTCATACCGGCGGCCCCGGTCCCCGGCCCGGACTCCGTGACCGCCGAGTACGCCTGCGTGAGGAAGGTGAGGAAGGCCGACAAGGTGACGCGGAAGGACGGAGTAGCGGAGCTGGGGGACAGGGAGCAGCAGCGTCATTCGAACACGGACCTGCACCATGCCCCGCCCCCGCAGCACCACGCCCCGCCCCCGCCACACCCCCACAGCCAAAAGATCACCAGGAAAAACATGGAGCCCTTCCACCTTCACTCCTTCCCCAAG GAGGCGGTGTTCATGGGGAACGGGGAGGAGTACATATGGAAGCCCCCCGAGGACGACGACATCGCCATGTTCCAGCCCAAGCCCCCGTGCCCCTTGAACCCCCCCAGCGCAGAAGGCGGGGGGCATCAG GCATCGGAGGTGTACTCTAAGGTGAGCAAAACCCTGAAGAAGAAGCGACCAACGCCTGGCTCCCCCCCTCCCAACAGAGATAACAACGGACACAGGACCCTGGCGCGGGAGGGCGCCTCGGCCGGGTTCAGCGTGGTGGTCAAGCCCCAGTCGTGGTCGGGGGGCGCCCAACAGGAAGACCCCTGCTACGAGGCCATCGGTGATAAGgtgtggccagcagggggcggggCAGCAGAGGAGTCAGACCCCGCCTATGAGGCCGTTGACGCTGCTTGGAAACGGGAGCGGCCGCCCAACGCCACGCTCAAGCCCAGGAAGAAGAAGCCGACGCAGCCGCCGCAGCAGCCTCCTCCGCCCGTCAAGGGTCCCACCGCGGAGGTGCTCTACGAGAGCATCAGCGACGTCCGGCAGGGTCTGCCCACCTCTAGCACCACCACCATCTTCACCTTCAACGACGGCATGGAGATGTACGTCACGGGCCTGTAA